A region from the Melioribacter roseus P3M-2 genome encodes:
- the sufD gene encoding Fe-S cluster assembly protein SufD has protein sequence MKELTKNENIKDWYLKNFELFEKQMNGHNHELLKKMRETSLAKFSEFDFPTNKNEEWKYTDVSFARKNKFNPLPSERKTGYTKDEIKKLVFGGFDYNLITFVNGRYSAELSDISEDGDKIIIGNLNGFIESHGEIAGNYLGKISSEDNLFHALNGVYMQDGVVVVLKENSELSKPLQALFINGDPEENLLIAPRNLIVAGKNSRASVIFNYYGGSKESYFTDGITEIMLEEDSLIDVYKIQRENPSSYHIEKLQAIQKDGSVLNHYNLNFGGRLIRNDINSKLDGENIETHYYGFYLGKENQHIDNHTFVDHAKPNSMSNELYKGILDDSARGVFNGKIIVRQDAQKTNAYQQNKTVLLSADARVDAKPQLEIFADDVKCTHGATVGHLDEEAEFYIRSRGVPSDLAKSILIRAFAADVIDEIKIVELKEQINHLIFEELHRQEVSF, from the coding sequence ATGAAAGAATTAACAAAAAACGAAAATATAAAAGACTGGTACCTGAAGAACTTCGAATTGTTTGAAAAGCAGATGAACGGTCATAACCACGAATTGCTGAAAAAAATGCGCGAGACGTCTTTGGCTAAATTTTCCGAGTTCGATTTTCCCACCAACAAGAATGAGGAATGGAAATATACCGACGTTTCGTTTGCCAGAAAAAATAAATTCAATCCGTTGCCGTCGGAAAGAAAAACCGGCTATACAAAAGACGAAATCAAAAAGTTAGTCTTCGGCGGATTCGATTATAATCTTATAACGTTTGTAAACGGCAGATACTCGGCGGAATTGTCCGATATTTCCGAAGACGGCGATAAAATTATAATCGGCAACCTGAACGGTTTTATCGAATCGCACGGGGAAATTGCCGGGAATTATCTCGGAAAAATTTCTTCCGAAGATAATCTTTTTCACGCGCTCAACGGCGTTTACATGCAGGACGGCGTGGTTGTCGTTCTGAAAGAAAACAGCGAATTGAGCAAGCCTTTGCAGGCGCTTTTTATCAACGGCGATCCGGAAGAAAATCTTTTGATCGCTCCGAGGAATTTGATCGTAGCGGGCAAAAACTCGCGCGCGTCTGTTATATTCAATTACTACGGCGGTTCGAAAGAGTCTTACTTTACCGACGGAATTACCGAAATAATGCTCGAAGAAGACAGTTTGATAGACGTTTATAAAATTCAGAGAGAGAATCCGTCGTCTTATCATATCGAGAAGCTGCAGGCAATTCAAAAAGACGGGAGCGTATTGAATCATTACAATCTGAATTTCGGCGGAAGACTTATACGCAATGACATCAACTCGAAACTCGACGGCGAAAATATCGAAACGCATTATTACGGGTTTTATCTGGGAAAAGAAAATCAGCATATCGACAACCATACGTTCGTAGACCACGCAAAACCGAATTCGATGAGCAACGAGTTGTATAAAGGAATTCTCGACGACAGTGCGCGAGGCGTTTTCAACGGCAAGATAATCGTCAGACAGGACGCTCAGAAAACAAACGCATATCAGCAGAATAAAACCGTTCTGCTCTCGGCAGACGCTCGTGTGGACGCCAAACCGCAATTGGAAATATTTGCAGACGACGTTAAATGTACTCACGGCGCCACGGTGGGACATTTGGACGAGGAAGCCGAATTTTATATCCGTTCGAGAGGAGTCCCCTCAGATCTCGCAAAGTCGATTCTTATAAGAGCTTTTGCCGCCGACGTAATCGACGAAATTAAAATAGTCGAACTCAAAGAACAAATAAACCATTTGATTTTCGAGGAGTTGCACAGACAGGAAGTCTCTTTTTAA